Proteins encoded in a region of the Streptococcus sanguinis genome:
- a CDS encoding nucleoside-triphosphate diphosphatase, producing MTNKIYEYIDENNWYIGEWTRFRKAGYHFNDIPYRLLEHIDAELSELIERDLDEDYNAFTTVVVKYGSPMSYIQFVLNMINDRQERDFKATSHKGAILITEKDLLRKIFFLSKDGVKMTDFFGQGQETEMAVGDTILIATRNEGKTAEFRKLFDKLGYKVENLNDYPDLPEVEETGTTFEENARLKAETISKLTGKMVLADDSGLQVDVLGGLPGVWSARFAGVGATDDENNIKLLHELAMVFDVKDRSAHFHTTLVVASPDRESLVVEADWPGYIAHEPKGENGFGYDPLFLVGETGKTSAELTIEEKNAQSHRAQAVKKLVEVFPAWQSKPL from the coding sequence ATGACAAATAAAATTTATGAATACATTGACGAGAACAATTGGTATATCGGAGAATGGACTCGCTTTCGCAAGGCTGGCTATCATTTCAACGACATCCCATACAGGCTCTTGGAGCATATAGATGCAGAGTTGAGCGAGCTGATTGAGCGGGATTTGGATGAAGACTACAACGCCTTTACTACAGTTGTGGTCAAATACGGCTCGCCTATGTCCTATATCCAGTTTGTCCTCAATATGATTAACGACCGCCAGGAGCGGGATTTTAAGGCGACCAGTCATAAGGGGGCTATTCTGATTACAGAAAAGGACTTGCTGCGCAAGATTTTCTTCCTGTCTAAAGATGGAGTTAAGATGACTGACTTTTTTGGTCAGGGGCAGGAGACCGAGATGGCTGTCGGAGATACCATCTTGATTGCGACGCGAAACGAAGGTAAGACAGCAGAGTTTCGCAAACTCTTTGATAAGCTGGGCTATAAGGTTGAAAATCTCAATGATTATCCTGACTTGCCAGAAGTCGAAGAGACTGGAACTACCTTTGAGGAAAATGCGCGGCTCAAGGCGGAGACAATCAGTAAGTTGACCGGTAAAATGGTGCTAGCTGACGACTCGGGTCTGCAGGTCGATGTTTTAGGCGGCTTGCCTGGCGTCTGGTCGGCTCGCTTCGCTGGAGTAGGTGCGACAGATGATGAAAACAACATCAAGCTCTTGCATGAATTGGCTATGGTGTTTGATGTCAAAGATCGCTCTGCCCATTTTCATACGACCCTAGTGGTGGCCAGTCCTGACAGGGAGTCTCTGGTAGTTGAAGCGGATTGGCCGGGCTACATTGCCCATGAGCCAAAAGGGGAAAATGGTTTTGGCTATGATCCCTTGTTCTTAGTGGGAGAAACAGGAAAAACGTCTGCCGAACTAACGATAGAAGAAAAAAATGCGCAATCCCATCGGGCTCAGGCAGTTAAGAAATTAGTGGAGGTATTTCCAGCATGGCAAAGCAAACCATTATAG
- a CDS encoding metallophosphoesterase, with translation MAKQTIIVMSDSHGDRAIVEEIRNHYIGKVDAIFHNGDSELPSDDEVWQGIQVVAGNMDFYDGYPERLVTDLAGTIIAQTHGHLFHINFSFQKLDLWAQEVNADICLYGHLHIPDARMEGKTLFLNPGSISQPRGLFNERLYAKVEIDDDRFKVDYYTRNHELYPSLSKEFSR, from the coding sequence ATGGCAAAGCAAACCATTATAGTCATGAGTGATTCTCATGGCGACCGTGCTATTGTAGAAGAAATTAGGAATCATTATATTGGAAAGGTAGATGCGATTTTCCATAACGGAGACTCTGAGCTTCCTTCTGATGATGAGGTATGGCAAGGGATTCAGGTTGTTGCAGGGAATATGGACTTTTACGACGGCTATCCAGAACGATTGGTGACGGATTTGGCGGGGACCATTATTGCACAGACTCACGGGCATCTCTTCCATATCAACTTTTCTTTTCAAAAGCTGGATTTGTGGGCGCAAGAGGTTAATGCAGACATCTGTCTCTATGGTCACCTGCATATCCCAGATGCTCGAATGGAGGGCAAAACGCTCTTTCTGAATCCGGGCTCCATCAGCCAGCCACGCGGCCTGTTCAACGAACGCCTCTACGCTAAGGTAGAGATTGATGATGACCGCTTTAAAGTTGATTACTATACACGAAATCATGAACTTTATCCAAGCTTGTCCAAGGAGTTTAGCCGATGA
- the cbpB gene encoding cyclic-di-AMP-binding protein CbpB, translating into MIAKEFEDYLLQHEETFLTPGENLAVMIDTHNVDHAILLLSQMTYSRVPVVTADKKFVGTISLTDIMSYRMRHDLPEEEFMMTDIVHMTKMDDLTVGPDYTVSDVLHKLVDESFLPVVGEDQHFYGIITRKSILKAVNSLLHGFSKKYEIRKK; encoded by the coding sequence ATGATTGCTAAGGAATTTGAAGACTATCTGCTGCAACATGAAGAAACTTTTTTGACGCCTGGGGAAAATCTGGCGGTGATGATTGACACCCACAATGTGGATCATGCTATCCTACTGCTGAGCCAGATGACTTACTCACGTGTACCAGTCGTGACAGCAGATAAAAAGTTTGTTGGCACGATTTCCCTGACAGACATCATGTCCTATCGCATGCGCCATGATTTGCCAGAAGAGGAATTCATGATGACAGACATCGTCCATATGACTAAAATGGACGACTTGACAGTTGGACCAGATTATACTGTATCAGATGTACTTCATAAGCTGGTCGACGAGTCATTCCTGCCGGTTGTGGGCGAGGATCAGCATTTTTATGGAATTATTACTAGAAAGTCCATTTTGAAAGCTGTCAATTCTTTGTTGCACGGCTTTAGCAAGAAGTACGAAATTCGCAAAAAATGA
- the xerD gene encoding site-specific tyrosine recombinase XerD, giving the protein MKEYIRPFLNQKNISENSKIAYSYDLEQFIEEVHDRITETNLRIYQASIKDFKAAVQKRKLSAVNQFLYFLYQQQLIEEFHRLVLPKVSISKEQENELLDLSAFWQESSVPRGRLMALLILEMGLLPSEILQVRVTDVNLDFQVLKIEKAGQKRVIKIPESLTGELEDYLTGTYLFEKNGKSYSRQWGFRQLEAFLIEQGQASLSAQSLREQFILRQREKGIGLYDIAQDLGLKTMITLEKYR; this is encoded by the coding sequence ATGAAAGAATACATTAGACCGTTTTTAAATCAAAAAAATATCTCAGAAAATTCTAAAATTGCCTATTCTTATGATTTGGAGCAGTTTATCGAGGAAGTGCATGACCGGATTACCGAGACCAATCTGCGGATTTATCAAGCCTCTATCAAGGATTTTAAGGCGGCTGTTCAGAAGCGGAAGCTCTCAGCAGTCAATCAGTTTCTCTACTTCCTTTATCAGCAGCAGCTTATTGAGGAGTTTCACCGCTTGGTCCTGCCCAAGGTTTCCATATCAAAGGAGCAGGAAAATGAACTGCTGGATCTGTCTGCTTTTTGGCAGGAATCAAGCGTTCCCAGGGGGCGGCTGATGGCTCTTCTTATCTTGGAAATGGGCTTGCTGCCCAGTGAGATTCTGCAGGTCAGAGTGACAGATGTCAATCTTGATTTTCAGGTTTTGAAGATTGAAAAGGCCGGTCAGAAGCGGGTCATCAAGATTCCTGAGAGCCTGACGGGTGAGTTAGAAGACTATCTGACAGGGACATATTTATTTGAGAAAAACGGCAAATCCTATTCTCGTCAATGGGGCTTCCGTCAGCTAGAGGCTTTCTTGATTGAGCAGGGACAAGCCAGTCTATCTGCCCAAAGCCTGCGTGAGCAGTTTATTTTGCGCCAGCGGGAGAAGGGGATTGGCCTCTATGATATTGCCCAAGATTTGGGCTTGAAAACCATGATTACACTAGAAAAATACAGATAA
- a CDS encoding segregation/condensation protein A, whose protein sequence is MDIKLKDFEGPLDLLLHLVSKYQVDIYDVPITEVIEQYLVYVATLQAMKLEVTGEYMVMASQLMLIKSRKLLPKVADNAELEDDLEQDLLSQIEEYRRFKLLGEKMSLQHDDRALYYSKPKLELVYEDAELLHDKSTIDLFLAFSKVIAKKQEEFSKSHTTIVRDEYKIEDMMDVVRQRCAGKSRLALQEIFAETKDMNEVITLFLATLELVKVQEVQVIQEENFGNIYLVGRGNE, encoded by the coding sequence ATGGATATCAAACTAAAAGATTTTGAAGGCCCGTTGGACCTGCTGCTCCACCTTGTATCTAAGTACCAGGTGGATATTTATGATGTGCCCATTACGGAGGTCATCGAGCAGTATCTGGTTTATGTGGCTACTTTGCAGGCCATGAAGCTGGAAGTGACGGGCGAGTATATGGTCATGGCCAGCCAGCTCATGCTGATTAAGAGCCGCAAGCTTCTGCCTAAGGTGGCGGATAATGCTGAACTGGAAGATGATTTGGAGCAAGACCTCTTGAGCCAGATTGAGGAATACCGTAGGTTCAAGCTCTTAGGTGAGAAAATGTCGCTCCAGCATGATGACCGGGCGCTTTATTATTCTAAGCCCAAGCTGGAGCTGGTTTATGAAGATGCTGAGCTCCTGCATGACAAGTCAACGATAGATCTTTTCTTGGCTTTTTCCAAGGTTATCGCCAAGAAGCAAGAGGAGTTTTCTAAGAGCCATACAACCATTGTGCGAGACGAGTACAAGATTGAGGACATGATGGATGTGGTGCGTCAGCGCTGTGCAGGTAAGAGCCGTCTGGCTCTGCAGGAGATTTTTGCAGAGACCAAAGACATGAATGAGGTTATCACACTCTTTCTGGCGACCTTAGAATTGGTCAAGGTGCAGGAAGTGCAAGTCATTCAGGAAGAAAATTTTGGAAATATTTATTTAGTAGGAAGAGGAAATGAGTAA
- the scpB gene encoding SMC-Scp complex subunit ScpB, whose translation MSKLAEIEALLFVAGEDGLKVHQLAEILSLPPTGVIQSLEKLAEQYEANPDSSLTLLETSKTYKLVTKPEFAEILRAYSRAPINQSLSRAALETLSIIAYKQPITRVEIDDIRGVNSSGALAKLLAFELVREDGKKEVIGRPNLYVTTDYFLDYMGINHLDELPIVEETELVAEESQLFIERTDIDENQ comes from the coding sequence ATGAGTAAGTTAGCAGAGATTGAAGCCCTGCTTTTTGTAGCGGGAGAAGATGGACTAAAGGTTCATCAATTGGCAGAAATCCTTTCTTTGCCGCCGACCGGTGTCATTCAGAGTTTGGAGAAGTTGGCTGAGCAATATGAAGCCAATCCAGACTCTAGCCTGACCCTGCTGGAAACCTCAAAGACATACAAGCTGGTCACAAAGCCAGAGTTTGCTGAGATTCTGCGGGCCTATTCACGGGCGCCGATCAATCAAAGTCTGTCGCGGGCAGCGCTGGAGACCTTGTCTATCATTGCCTATAAGCAGCCGATTACGAGGGTAGAAATAGATGACATCCGCGGAGTTAATTCCAGCGGTGCTTTAGCCAAGCTCTTGGCTTTTGAACTGGTTCGAGAGGATGGCAAAAAAGAGGTCATTGGCCGGCCGAATCTCTATGTGACAACGGATTATTTCTTAGACTATATGGGGATCAATCACTTAGATGAGCTGCCGATTGTCGAAGAAACAGAGCTAGTTGCTGAAGAAAGCCAGCTCTTTATTGAAAGGACAGATATCGATGAGAATCAATAA
- a CDS encoding pseudouridine synthase, whose translation MRINKYIAHAGIASRRKAEELIRQGKVSINGQVVRELATNVKSGDHVEVEGQPIYNEEKVYYLLNKPRGVISSVSDDKGRKTVVELLPQVKERIYPVGRLDWDTSGILILTNDGDFTDEMIHPRNEIDKVYVARVKGLANKEVLRPLTRGIEIEGRKTKPAVYEIIKVDPAKNRSVVQLTIHEGRNHQVKKMFQAVGLQVDKLSRTRFGHLDLTGLKPGEYRKLSKKEVSQLHTLAVTKTKK comes from the coding sequence ATGAGAATCAATAAATACATCGCTCATGCTGGGATAGCCAGCCGCCGAAAAGCAGAAGAGCTAATCAGGCAGGGGAAGGTCAGTATAAACGGCCAAGTGGTACGTGAACTGGCGACGAACGTTAAGTCTGGCGATCATGTGGAAGTAGAAGGCCAACCTATCTACAACGAAGAGAAGGTTTATTACCTCCTCAATAAGCCGCGCGGGGTCATTTCCTCTGTCAGTGATGACAAGGGACGTAAGACGGTCGTGGAGCTCTTGCCTCAGGTCAAGGAGCGGATTTATCCGGTCGGTCGTTTGGACTGGGATACTTCTGGCATTCTCATTCTGACAAATGACGGAGATTTTACCGACGAGATGATTCATCCCCGCAATGAGATTGATAAGGTCTATGTAGCCCGTGTCAAAGGATTGGCCAATAAAGAAGTTCTTCGTCCTCTGACTCGCGGTATTGAGATAGAGGGGCGCAAAACCAAGCCAGCGGTTTATGAGATTATCAAGGTTGATCCGGCGAAAAATCGCTCGGTCGTTCAGCTGACCATCCACGAAGGCCGTAACCATCAGGTCAAGAAGATGTTCCAGGCGGTCGGATTGCAAGTAGATAAGCTTTCACGGACTCGCTTTGGTCATTTGGACTTAACTGGCCTCAAGCCTGGTGAGTATCGAAAACTCAGCAAGAAAGAAGTCAGCCAGCTACATACGCTGGCTGTAACCAAGACCAAGAAATGA
- the yidD gene encoding membrane protein insertion efficiency factor YidD, with amino-acid sequence MIKKLFIAPVRFYQRFISPAFPPSCRFRPTCSNYMIEAIQKHGAKGVLMGLARILRCHPWSQPGEDPVPEHFSLRRNNSRKKSH; translated from the coding sequence ATGATAAAGAAACTGTTTATTGCTCCTGTCCGCTTTTATCAACGCTTCATATCGCCTGCTTTTCCTCCGTCTTGCCGCTTTAGGCCCACCTGCTCTAACTATATGATAGAGGCTATCCAGAAGCATGGTGCCAAGGGAGTTTTGATGGGTCTGGCTCGAATTCTCCGTTGCCATCCTTGGTCTCAGCCGGGCGAAGACCCTGTACCAGAACATTTCAGTTTGAGAAGAAATAATTCAAGAAAAAAGTCACACTAG
- a CDS encoding TrkH family potassium uptake protein, with product MNRSMIRYLLAKLLLIEAALLIVPIIVALIYGEPLKIFLSIGATMAILLVLGCIGSYFKPKDLHIYAKEGVLIVALCWILWSFFGALPFVFSGQIPDVIDAFFEISSGFTTTGATILNDVGVLSHSLLFWRSFTHLIGGMGVLVFALAIMDNAKNGHLEVMKAEVPGPVFGKVVSKLKSTAQILYIIYLALFAIFALLYFLAGMPLFDSLVIAMGTAGTGGFTVYNDGIAHYNSSLITYLVSFGVLAFGVNFNLYYYLLIRKFKACFGDEELRGYLWIVFLSTALIAFNVFHLYQGFAKSVEISFFQVSNIITTTGFGYGDTVKWPLFSQVILLLLMCIGGSAGSTAGGFKVIRGIIISRIAKNQILSTLSPNRVLTLHINGAVIDKDTQHKVLKYLAVYILIILALIFIVSLDNNNFMTVVSGVVSCFNNIGPMIGTTDNFSIFSPFSKLLLAFAMIGGRLEIYPILLLFLPKTWSRR from the coding sequence ATGAATAGATCTATGATTCGCTACCTGCTGGCAAAATTACTACTGATTGAGGCGGCACTGCTGATTGTGCCCATTATCGTAGCTCTAATCTACGGTGAGCCCTTAAAAATCTTTCTCTCTATCGGGGCGACCATGGCCATCCTGCTAGTTTTAGGTTGCATAGGCTCTTATTTTAAGCCCAAGGACCTACATATCTACGCCAAGGAAGGTGTACTAATTGTAGCCCTTTGCTGGATTCTCTGGTCCTTCTTCGGAGCCCTGCCCTTTGTTTTTTCCGGGCAAATTCCAGACGTTATTGATGCTTTCTTTGAGATCAGCTCTGGCTTTACCACCACGGGAGCGACTATCCTTAACGATGTCGGTGTCCTCTCCCATTCGCTGCTCTTCTGGCGCAGTTTTACCCACTTAATCGGAGGGATGGGAGTGCTGGTCTTTGCCCTAGCTATTATGGACAATGCTAAAAATGGTCACTTGGAGGTCATGAAAGCAGAAGTTCCGGGCCCAGTCTTTGGCAAGGTTGTGTCCAAGCTCAAGAGTACGGCTCAGATTCTTTACATCATCTATCTAGCTCTCTTTGCTATCTTTGCTCTGCTTTATTTCCTAGCGGGTATGCCGCTCTTTGATAGTCTGGTCATTGCCATGGGAACTGCTGGCACAGGAGGATTCACCGTTTATAATGACGGTATCGCCCACTATAACAGCTCGCTGATTACTTATCTGGTCAGCTTTGGAGTTTTAGCTTTCGGGGTCAACTTCAATCTCTACTATTACTTGCTGATTCGCAAGTTTAAGGCCTGCTTTGGTGATGAAGAGCTTAGAGGCTATCTCTGGATTGTCTTTCTTTCTACTGCCTTGATTGCCTTTAATGTCTTCCACCTCTATCAAGGCTTTGCCAAGAGCGTGGAGATTTCCTTCTTCCAGGTTTCCAATATCATCACAACGACTGGATTCGGCTATGGTGATACGGTCAAGTGGCCTCTCTTTTCTCAGGTCATCCTGCTCCTGCTCATGTGTATCGGGGGCTCGGCTGGATCAACAGCTGGGGGATTCAAGGTCATTCGGGGGATTATCATTTCCCGCATTGCTAAAAATCAGATTCTATCTACCCTATCACCTAATCGCGTCCTGACCTTGCATATCAATGGTGCGGTCATCGACAAGGATACTCAGCATAAGGTACTGAAATACTTAGCTGTTTATATCTTGATTATTCTAGCTCTCATTTTCATTGTCAGCTTGGATAATAATAATTTCATGACGGTTGTCAGCGGTGTTGTCTCTTGCTTCAACAATATCGGCCCCATGATTGGGACGACAGATAATTTTTCTATCTTTAGTCCTTTTTCCAAACTGCTGCTAGCCTTTGCTATGATTGGCGGTCGCTTGGAGATCTACCCGATTCTCCTGCTCTTCCTGCCTAAGACTTGGTCTAGAAGATAG
- the trkA gene encoding Trk system potassium transporter TrkA → MKIIVVGGGKVGTALCRSLVAEKHDVILIEQDEAVLNQVTKRYDIIGISGNGANFKILEQADVGHCDIFISMTEQDEVNMVSAVLAKRMGAKETIVRVRNPEYSNPYFKEKNILGFSLVVNPELLTARYIANIIDFPNALSVEHFANGRVALMEFKLKEDSNLCQMNISQFRKKFGNIIVCAIERKGHLEIPDGDFTLEAGDKIYVTGNRLDIVQFHNMVRPRVVKSLMIIGAGKIAYYLLNILKNSKIELKIIESNRERANFFSQEFPDLYVVHGDGTAKDILLEERANNFDAIATLTGVDEENIITSMFLNNLGVQKNITKINRTSLLEIIDNQDFASIVTPKGIAVDTIMHFIRGRYNAQFSNLEALHHVANGQIETLQFQIKEENKMTGIPLSQLHLKKDVLIAAIIRQGKAIFPTGDDDLQVGDKIIVTTLLQNITQIYDLLAR, encoded by the coding sequence ATGAAAATTATCGTTGTTGGCGGCGGGAAGGTCGGAACGGCTCTCTGTCGCTCCTTAGTGGCTGAAAAACATGATGTTATCCTGATTGAGCAGGATGAGGCTGTTCTCAACCAGGTTACCAAGCGCTATGATATTATCGGTATTTCTGGAAATGGTGCCAACTTTAAAATCCTAGAACAGGCAGATGTTGGGCACTGTGACATTTTCATCTCTATGACCGAGCAGGATGAGGTCAACATGGTTTCAGCGGTCCTAGCCAAGCGGATGGGGGCAAAGGAAACTATCGTTCGAGTGCGCAATCCTGAGTATTCCAACCCTTACTTTAAGGAGAAGAACATTCTGGGCTTCTCGCTGGTGGTCAATCCTGAGCTCCTAACTGCTCGCTACATTGCTAATATCATTGACTTTCCTAATGCCCTGTCAGTAGAGCACTTTGCCAATGGGCGAGTGGCACTGATGGAGTTCAAACTCAAGGAAGACAGCAATCTCTGCCAGATGAATATTTCCCAGTTCCGTAAGAAATTTGGAAATATCATTGTCTGTGCTATTGAGAGAAAAGGGCACTTGGAAATTCCTGACGGTGACTTCACTTTGGAGGCCGGGGACAAGATCTATGTAACAGGTAATCGCCTAGACATCGTTCAATTCCACAATATGGTACGCCCTAGAGTGGTTAAGAGCCTGATGATTATCGGGGCTGGCAAGATCGCTTATTACCTGCTCAATATTCTCAAAAACAGTAAAATTGAGCTCAAAATCATTGAATCCAACCGTGAGCGGGCAAACTTTTTCAGTCAGGAATTTCCTGATCTCTATGTCGTCCATGGTGATGGTACTGCCAAGGACATCCTGCTGGAGGAACGCGCTAATAACTTTGATGCCATCGCTACCCTGACTGGTGTGGATGAAGAAAATATCATCACTTCCATGTTCCTTAATAATCTAGGTGTACAGAAAAACATCACCAAGATTAACCGGACCAGTTTGTTGGAAATCATTGATAATCAAGATTTTGCCAGCATCGTGACACCTAAAGGTATCGCTGTTGATACCATTATGCACTTTATCCGCGGTCGCTACAATGCTCAATTCTCTAACCTAGAAGCTCTGCACCATGTAGCCAATGGCCAAATTGAGACCCTGCAGTTCCAAATCAAGGAAGAAAACAAGATGACTGGTATTCCTCTGTCTCAGCTTCATCTGAAGAAAGATGTCCTGATTGCGGCCATTATCCGTCAAGGCAAAGCCATCTTCCCTACCGGTGATGACGACCTGCAAGTCGGAGATAAGATTATCGTTACTACTCTGCTGCAAAATATCACCCAGATTTACGATCTGTTAGCGAGGTAG
- a CDS encoding tRNA (cytidine(34)-2'-O)-methyltransferase, whose translation MKNHIVLFEPQIPQNTGNIARTCAATNSPLHIIKPMGFPIDDRKMKRAGLDYWDKLDITYYDSLEDFMEQMDGRLYLISKFAEKVYSEENFAAGSSHYFMFGREDKGLPEEFMRSHPEKALRIPMNDQHVRSLNVSNTVCMIVYEALRQQNFAGLDLVHEYEADKLK comes from the coding sequence ATGAAAAATCATATCGTTCTTTTTGAGCCTCAGATTCCGCAGAATACCGGCAATATTGCCCGTACTTGCGCCGCGACTAATTCGCCGCTTCACATCATCAAGCCCATGGGCTTTCCTATTGATGACCGCAAGATGAAGCGGGCGGGGCTGGACTATTGGGATAAGCTGGACATCACCTACTATGATAGTTTAGAAGATTTTATGGAGCAGATGGACGGCCGACTTTATCTGATTTCTAAGTTTGCGGAGAAGGTCTATTCTGAGGAAAATTTTGCTGCAGGAAGCTCGCACTATTTTATGTTTGGTCGTGAGGACAAGGGACTACCAGAGGAATTTATGCGCTCTCATCCAGAAAAGGCCCTGCGTATTCCCATGAACGACCAGCATGTCCGCAGCCTCAACGTTTCAAATACAGTCTGTATGATTGTCTATGAAGCCCTGCGTCAGCAAAATTTTGCTGGCTTAGATTTGGTACATGAGTATGAAGCGGACAAGCTGAAGTAG
- a CDS encoding ECF transporter S component, producing the protein MTNTRKLAIVAVLSALSFLLMLYEIPLITEFLKLDFSIIPILLALVVLDLKSSLAVLLIRSVLKLALNNNGVGTLIGLPMNILAVAVFVSAFALLWKKRKNLSDYVKASLVATLGLTVTMIVLNVIYAVPLFARFAGFDIYKTYGLSKYLLTMIVPFNLLEGVIWAIVFWLIYTLLQPVLKRYEK; encoded by the coding sequence ATGACAAATACTCGTAAGTTGGCGATTGTAGCAGTTTTATCTGCTCTATCATTTCTACTCATGCTTTATGAGATTCCCTTGATAACCGAGTTTCTAAAGTTGGATTTTTCAATTATTCCGATTTTACTGGCTTTGGTAGTCTTGGATTTAAAAAGCTCTCTAGCAGTGCTCTTGATTCGCTCTGTCTTAAAGCTAGCTTTGAATAATAATGGTGTAGGTACTCTAATCGGTCTCCCCATGAATATATTGGCAGTAGCTGTATTTGTTTCTGCTTTTGCACTCTTATGGAAAAAAAGGAAAAACTTGTCTGACTATGTGAAGGCTTCTCTGGTAGCAACGCTTGGTCTAACTGTCACTATGATCGTTTTAAATGTCATTTATGCAGTTCCTCTCTTTGCGAGATTTGCTGGTTTTGATATCTATAAAACATATGGCCTGTCCAAGTATCTGCTGACCATGATTGTCCCCTTTAACCTATTAGAAGGAGTGATCTGGGCTATCGTCTTTTGGCTGATTTACACGCTCTTGCAGCCCGTCCTAAAACGCTATGAAAAATAA
- a CDS encoding phosphatase PAP2 family protein has product MKNKQSYLTKGSFALLLFVMLGYMVKFYPDQLTSFDTPIQTWLRGDLPAALTTFFKLVTSVIDPIGIIIWVSALVLFFLYKKWKLEAALLAGNLVLHGVLIKLIKLVYHRSRPSLSHLVEEGGYSFPSGHSMATAIVLGTLIIIAQQRIQNQKIKRLAQGLLLVYIFTVMASRVYLGVHYPTDVIGGALMGFAILNIEFPFYDKLRFQWRFKGKQK; this is encoded by the coding sequence ATGAAAAATAAACAATCTTATCTAACAAAGGGCTCTTTTGCCCTTTTACTTTTCGTCATGCTAGGCTACATGGTCAAGTTTTATCCTGACCAGCTGACCAGCTTTGACACCCCGATTCAGACATGGCTGCGGGGAGACTTGCCTGCAGCTTTGACGACATTTTTCAAACTAGTGACCAGTGTGATTGACCCGATCGGGATTATCATCTGGGTTTCAGCTCTTGTCCTGTTTTTCCTTTATAAAAAATGGAAGCTAGAAGCTGCCTTGCTAGCGGGAAATCTGGTCTTACATGGGGTTTTGATTAAGCTGATTAAACTTGTTTACCACAGAAGCCGGCCGAGTCTTTCGCATTTGGTCGAAGAGGGCGGTTATTCTTTCCCGAGCGGACATTCCATGGCGACAGCCATTGTTCTTGGAACCTTGATTATTATCGCTCAGCAACGGATTCAAAACCAAAAAATCAAGCGCTTGGCACAAGGCCTGCTCCTGGTCTATATCTTCACTGTTATGGCATCCAGAGTCTATCTGGGTGTGCACTATCCGACGGATGTAATCGGAGGAGCCTTGATGGGCTTTGCCATTCTCAATATCGAATTTCCCTTTTATGACAAGCTGCGCTTTCAGTGGCGTTTCAAGGGAAAGCAGAAATAA
- a CDS encoding MGMT family protein, translating into MSNLNQELIDAVLVVVDTIPSGRVATYGQIARLIGRPKNARLVGKILSQSELYGGLHPCHRVVNAAGRLAPGWEDQKHLLWAEGVDLKANGCVDLKVYLWNR; encoded by the coding sequence TTGTCTAATTTAAATCAAGAACTCATTGATGCTGTTTTGGTAGTAGTAGATACCATTCCCTCTGGGCGCGTAGCGACCTATGGGCAGATTGCCCGTTTGATTGGTCGGCCAAAAAATGCCCGCTTGGTGGGAAAGATTCTCAGTCAATCGGAACTTTATGGCGGTCTACATCCTTGCCATCGGGTTGTCAATGCAGCAGGGCGCCTCGCACCTGGCTGGGAAGACCAGAAACACTTGCTCTGGGCTGAAGGAGTGGACTTGAAGGCTAATGGCTGTGTGGATTTGAAAGTCTATTTGTGGAATCGGTGA